AGCGATTCCACGTTTGAGGCCGAGAAGGCATTTAAAACAGTTGTACATTTGCATATGTCGGACAAAGCACTGTGTACAAACAATAgcatttgatttcttttatttttcaatccTTTCCAAGGCTGTAGTTGTTAAGAGTAAATCTGTTACTTTACAACAGTGAAAAGTCTTTTCTCGTTTCCACATCTCATGTTAAGTTATTAGAGCCAGTTGTAGCCGTCACAGTTCAAGTTTCTCATGAAAGAgttcattaattaaaaaaatttatttgtgctTAGAACAAACAAATGTGCATTTACACTAATTAAAGAACTAAAATAAATGTCTTTATCCGACTCAGTCAGTTAATCCGTCAAGGAAGAGGTAAATTATAGCGCGGGTTGTAAAGCAAAACCTTTATTTGCGTTAAGCCTGCCACGAAAATGATCTCCCAGTTCATGTTAGTCGGTTAGGGAGGAATAAAGTTTTCCTTAACTCAGCATGTGTTATTACTCAGCGAACCGGATGTCAGATTTACGCTTAAATCAAATTGATTGCATAATATTCTATAATACCTTTCTTCGTCCGTTAGtgcaaacttaaaatttaaagaaaacattattgtaaatttAAGGCTTAGAGATTCAAACACCAAATGCTAACACTAGGAACAGTAAATCAAAATGAATGAAGTGCCACTGGgcaaaaattgcaaatatatgGCGAAAGTttgtttcgacgtccaaaaaaacgattttggaaAGAGATCAACCCCTTTTCGCCGCAGTTTTATCATAAACGGATTAAGATGATGTTTATACGAGGGAAGTGTAAGTTTATGTCCAAATTACCACAAACCATGATATATAATATACCGATAAACTCTCTGAAATCGCCAACGCGtacaaaacataggcatgcgcAGCATGCGAGAGTTATTTGTTATACTGGGTGGGTTGAGATGAGACAGTTTGTGtacttaatattttcatttttgtcaccaaaaaaagcataactttcaaaaaacgaaaatatcacagaaagacaaaaaaaaaaagcaaatttatcTGAGCAAACACAGACAATATATGATAATacgttgtttggtctcgtcacacaacgtCCTCCATTTCCCGTTTAAGAGAGAGTGTGCTGCTGTTCCTccaacagagagaaaatcaaaattattcgtctacagTTAGTTACCTCAAAAATGTAATTCCGCGTAATTTTACCACGAAATGCAAACTGAACCTCTGTTGTACCTCAGATAGGCCCTAACCAAggatatattgcgatctcgaataagtgaagataaACTGAACAGGAGAAAAGGAGAATATTACAAAGAGAAGATTTGAGCTGCAACTTTAGTTTTTTCCTCGAACTCCTCGAGGATCTTGTCCGGAATGTATCACGATAATATCCAATGCTCAAGCGCTATTTCAATCTCCTGCTGCCTCGAGGGAGCGTTGTagcgctcttttgtattaccaagcTGAGAGAAAAGCTAGAAGTAGACTTAACACActgaaacaaactgaaaagtctttatttagttatttcctGACGATTTATAGGTAACATTTCTaaatttcgagaccattacgcgTGTCAATTGCACAATAATGAAAGGTGTTGTTAGAAATGAGTCCAAAATAGAACCGAGGGCCGCAAAAAGTCCAAAATATAATCGAGGGCCGCAAAGAGTCCAAAATAGAACCGAAGGTCGAAAAGAGTCCAAAATCGAACCAAGGGCTGCAAAGAGTCCAAAATAGAACCGCGGGCCGCAAAGAGTCCAAAACAAAGAGTCTAAAATATAACCGAGGGCCGCGAAGAGTCCAAAAGAGAACCGCAGGCCGCAAAGAGTCCAAAATAGAACCGAGGTCCGCAAAGAGTCCAAAATAGATCAAGGGCGTTTAGGATGCTAGCTGGCGGTTTTTCGTGCGCTTTGAAACTTCACATTTATAACATAATTGTAACTATCAAATTACTTGTCCAGTCCCACACTTGCAATACTATAGAAAACCATATCGAAAGCTGAGGCGAGCCGGTCTGGAAAAAGCTGTCCGGCCTTGGAGCCCGTTTTTGGAGGTCCTGGTAACTTAACGGGGCTGgtaaagctgaaatttttttaattccagaTGGGGAACGGGTTTCGAAGGTTTTAAAAACGatacaaaaaaaactattggctaaagaaacaaaatgggcCGGCGGGTTGGGGTTTTAAGAATTGCTGATACtcttattgtataattttcaaaacttcccAAACCTTCATCTTTGATGAAATCAGCATAGATTTACGAGCCCGTTCATCTATCGGGACTTTCGATAAACAATCGTACAGCTTcgtttcaaaaacaaataaacaaacattgcTCGCAGGTGTTGCTGAAAAATTAGTGACAGTAGTGAACAAAAATGAGAAACTAAAtgaaatgcttattgactgagttaggtcagtaatttagtattatcaacggAGGTGAGTCTAAAcggttcggaaagccgcaaaactctaaaaataaaatttatttttcaaatcgGAACTCTTAATCCCCAGGGTATCAACAAGCGCTTTTTATTCAACTAATTTGTTCCCGTTTTCTCGTCACTATATTCCAACCAATGGCATAGTTCCATGTTCTGCATAGGAAcgcacacacaacccacaattcctccaatcgctctcGATCTGACGAAGAGCtatcgctcgaaacgtcagcttgtAAACTCTTGACGATGGCCAAATTTaaattacgttatcaactcggttgatgatactaaattaccctgttaaactctcccaccgacgcagcaccacagtttctttggaaactcaccccctttattcatgagTTAGGTCAAGCTTGACGTAAAATAATTGGCTCTAGTTCATGACGCACCGACCTCTCTGCGCTCGGTTCCGTACGTCAAGACCTTGAGCCACATATTATCTCGTTTGGCCCTCCCATTCAGTCAATAAGTTACAAATTAACACATGAGTCAAGGAAATCTGTACTCTTATGTAAAAATTTATGGATGAGTTAGCTGACACAGAAAGAAGAGACATAGGAGCGTAAGAAGCTTAAGGCGATTGGGATAATTTTTATGCAGAgcgagggagggagggggggggaacgAGGGAGTCATGAGTCAGGTTGCGACCCGACCCAAGTCTCCCTCGGTTTTTACTCCTCTATTGGTACTGAACAGCTTCCCATGCTATGGCGCTTCCATTTACCAACTGAACGCTTAGAACATGCTATTTTCTACACGATCTGACAGGAACAATCTCCTTGTGTTAAAATAGGTGGTGAATATCAAAACTGTCCTTATAATGCATTAGATCCATCGTTTAGTCCGCAGATTTAACTTCGGTGGGCTGACTACCCCTgcaaggttttttttcccctcGAGATCAGATGTAAGGAATTTTACAACTTCCCAACAGTCCCTGGAAATATTGACCTGCCAGCTAGCTCTCCTTGGGAGTACTGTCCCGCAAACAAACGCCCTTCACGGAGGGGGCACGGTGCTACTTTTGTCTTTTCGTGGTCTCTCGCGCGTCGTGTTCATTCCTCGAGATCTGAGAAACGCGCGAGGAGACGGCGGCTTTCTTATTCCCATTGACACTTTTCCACACCTTTTTAAgtgtatttcattttttctgtgtaAATTTAACTGCGACCTCTCGACTTGGTCACCCCTAGCCAGGAGAAAAGCCACCCATAGTTGATGCACGTTAGAAGAAGTACCTCCGTCGAACCCTCTTGATCTCTTCTaacctgcagtgcaggcgtcttattgGGGTGAGTTAACTTTAAGAAGCTCGCAGTCGTACATTAAACCAGCcatatttgatttgaaaatagaGGCAGTAGCagtagggggagggggggggggaaggcgAGATTTTCACCCCCACCCTAACACTTCTCCTTATTTTTAACCGTCGCTCACCCCCTTGAcataaatttctctctctccccAGCCTAgcgctgccattaaaatcaaataagGCGGCCATAATTGTCGTTAAGAAAATATtaagcactcgctcgccaaaattacgcctagGCTAATTTAGGCTAACCCTCTTATGGCTTTGGAGCTGGAGCGACGCACGCGACCCTCGCCTTCGCGTGCGTTCTCAAATTGCGCGTGTTATTTTCTCGCTCTGTCATGTAGTGCGTTATCACTATGGATTAGCGCAATGCTATAATGACCCTCGACTACAAGGCTCAACTTTGACGGAAAATGGGGCTAAGAGAAGATATGAAATCACGGCATCAGAAAGCTTTTTTTGAATGTGCATATTCACCATACCATTGTCCATAAATCCCCTTAGGTGCTGACAGTGAGTATTCGTTTTACAATCAAtggcttcttcagttggtgatcatttccctttgttctcgtgaccttaatgagtAACTCTGGAACGATATTGTCAGAAGATATAGGATGCTAGTTACTCGTAAGGGCCAATTGGCGAAACTAGCTATTGGCCGAATAAAAACAACCGGTAGGGCAAAGTATGCTCTCGTGCGCGGGTCTCAGCATGGAACCTCTGATATcagattaaataaaaatacctctAAAAACATACCACGAGGACAATGTCCATCACTATAAAAAGCTTATCTTTAATTTCAGTATAATTCATATAAACAACTGTCGttcaaattatattattttcagtcataatttgcatcaattTCGGGGAAAATAAACTTCTGAGAAATTGATGATTCAATATTGTTAATTGACTAACACACTAAGGTGGCTAGGATAGTATTTGGCTTGTTATTTGAAATATGCTTCTGAAAACTGCCTTGATTAGGATTATGACATTTTATGAAAAGAGCGAGTAGATTTTCAAACGAAACAGGGTAATTTGAAACTCTAGATAGTCAACAATGATTTGTCTTGaaagcatttgaaaaaaaaaccaaatagcTTAATTTCTGTGCATCCACGAATGCAGCAAACCTTAGGGTTATGATTAGGTTTATGACATTTTATGAAAAGAGCGAGTAGATTTTCAAACGAATCAGGATTATTTGAAACTCTAGATAGTCAACAATGATTTGTCTTGAAAGcatttgaaaaaacaacaaatagcTTAATTTCTGTGCATCCACGAATGCAGCAAACCTTaaagccaaaaacaaaaatatcgtGCAACGTGAACGACGCTCCACGCaaggaaaacaaacattttagCGACGGAAATTCATATCATACAGCTGTTGAAAGCATACTCGCAGAAACTAAGTGAGACCGGcagtcatttcaaaattttacttggaTTTCCGCCGTAAGCTGTTAAGTATAGGACTCCTTTTTAACCATGAGCTACCTTTAGTTGGCAATGTTTGTGCTCTTCGGGCGTAGAATGCATCAATGAGTCCATGGACCATGTCCTCGATACCCCACGCCATTTTGGCTGAAGTTATTGTCCACAATACGTTCCATTCCTTCTCAGCGACATATTTAGTGTTCACCAAAGATCCatcattcattttcatttctaaagCATGTCCATCTATGACGACGTCTGATTTGTTCGCTACAACCATAACAGGCAAACCAATGCCTCGTTCTTGAAAGACTTCCTCTCTTAGCTCACGAAGCCGCTCAAAAGAGCGCGGATTGTCCAGAGAATACACAAGCAAAATGGCGTCTGCCTTGTTGATATCCACTTTCCGCATGGCTGGGAAATTCTCTGTACCACAAGTGTCTATGATATCCACTTGGTAATTTTTGTCGTTGTAGACAATCTGCTTGGAGTAAAAGTCTTCTATGGTCGGTTCATAGTCATTTTTAAATGTCTCTCCAAGGAAGGTCCGAATTAAGGATGATTTTCCTGTCCTAGCTTCCCCGAAAACTGCTACGGTGAATTTTTTCAAGTACGTTGAACTACGTTTCTTGACTGCGGCTATTCTCTCTTCTTTAACTTGTTTCTTCATTCTCAGTAACGTTCGTGGAGCGTTATTCTGTTCCTCTGGATAGGCTTGAGCTCGCCTTGAATAAGCAAACAGGCGAAGCAAGAGTTTAGAATATTGTGATTTTGATTACACAACACTTGTCCTATTCGACCGCGCGATATTCCTCTTAAATCAGCTGCCAACAATTTCGTCACGTGCAACACAACTCAACGGGGGCAATCTTAACTTGGTAAATCCTGACTAACTGTACTGCTGTATCAACAGAGCATTTACCTTTATGTAGGAAATACGGCGACGACTGCGCCAGATATACAGGACGTGAAGATAGTGACGACAATAGGGTTAAAATTTCATGGTATTCTAGAATAACACGAAGgagattatttttcatttctgcGCCCACAATTTGTAGACCTCATGCACTGCAGGAAGTAGGAGCGGTTTTGGATCTGACAAGACTGTTTGTGTAACGGCTTGTCAATCTAAACCACCTAAACTGACATGTCAATTAAGTATATACTTTCaaaggaggagaaaaaaaaacaaaaaaaaaaaaacaaactgataGCAAAGTTACCTCATACTGCCTCTCCACTCCACTTAGGACCGGTGTCTAACAGATGCGCGACCTTATCTTAACCACCAGCTAAACCGTACGTGAAATACAGACAAAGCGGAATGGAGCTGTTAAAGCTTTCGAAACGCACTCAATTCGATGAGTCATGATCGAGTtggtaaaatttgaaaaaatttccataattCCAGCCTGATCTAATGGCATATCTCTATAGTTACGTCTGTCTGTGTTTTTGAAGATTATTTCCTCGAGCGTGACGTATGAATGTAGTCGATATATGGAAAACAACCAACGATGTTATTTCAACCATTTCACCCTTGTGAAATCTCCGTAAGAGGTTAATGCGGTTAAGCTTTGGAGCAGCCCAAGTCAATTACAGTTAATTGACGCTAATTTCGAAATATCCTGGTTAAAATTGCTGAAGAGTAATGAGTTACAAACTCTCGGAATCTGTCAGCTATTCGTAGAATTTTAAGAATCTTATCATGAGGCCATCACTTGAGAGGCGAATAGTGCTTTTTGGGTTTAATTGTGACCGTGAAGTCAGGCATagtgtgtttatttttaaacatcaTTTTCAGTCATGTACAGTTCATTCCAGAGAGCGCTTTACTCTTGATTGGAACTCGTGGTCGGAAAacggaaaaattgtttttaataactgttaaaacgtttttaaaaatCCCACAAACACGGCATACGGAAATCCTTGAATTTTAGTCTTCCTATACCGAGCCCTCGGTAATTCTTCGGTCGTAACGTTCGGTGTTCGATAAATTATTGCAATTTCCGATCCGAAACATGCCGAAGCTGAGCCTTCTCCACGCGAAGTGTTTAGTAAATTGGACAAATTTTCGAAACCACATTAATGACTGAAAATAATGCTCAAAGTCTCTCCgggaaatgttttgaaattctGGACTGATTGATTACGACAACCCCCTCATGCgataaactttatttcaaaataaacttggtACGGCAAACGGTGATCAAGTTTCTAAATTTACAGGAATCCAGGATTGATTTTACAACTAATAAGGTTACTATGAGAGCAAAGTTTAACTCAATTTTTGGTATAAAAACGAGATTTAATCACGTTTGGTGTTTTTGCTTCATAATATGGATCAGacatgaattgaaaaaaaaaaaaaaaaaaagtaaaattgaatcaagctcttattgatatttttagggtTTTCAAGAGTAATTAACCTAGGTCAACTTCTCTCGGGAAACGACATTGAATTCCGAAATAAGCGACAAACAACCACGTCCCGGCCAGCTTCCTGtaaacatctttcttaaatTTGCTGACGGGCTTTTCGAGGTAGGCCCCAGTCTTGCGCCAAAGACTCAAAGTACGCAAAAAGCCAATTGTGTAGCCATGATCGTAAACAAACCTGATGAACTTTTTTACAAGTGACTATCGTCCTCTGAGACACACGATCTGGTTCCAAGATTTGGAGGTTTTTGTTGAGGACCTATGCTAAATTTGATATctactgttttcaaaaaatatactAGTCGACTCCGGACCCTAAATATGGTCCACAGACCCCACAAACAAAGTAGGAAGCGTGTGAGAGATCCTTTGACTGTTGAGGCAAAGAGCGTGTCATAAATAACTGAAATAGAACTTAAAAAGGATTTACATTTACGTATTTCAGATCAATATCTAAATAATAGAAAGCAGATTTAGATCAAAGCTCCTGCGACATGCACAGCTGACTAAAGGTCTCGTTAACCTGACTTCCTGACGCCACGTTCTATTACTTATGAAATACCGTCCTTGTCCAAGAGAGCGAAGAAAAACTTTAGATGTAAAGaattgataaaaacaatttatgCTTAAGATATATGGTTTTCGGAGCTCGCCGGGTGACGATGATCACCAATTACCTTGTTAACAAAACATCTGTCATGCATACGTGTCCCGAGTGTGTCAAGGTATCGATAGATAATCCTGTCAGGCAATAACGAAAGTCACGTTACGTAACCAGTAACAAAATGCAGGTTGAGTGGAACTTTAAGACTtcgtttttttaaaatctaatttccattttttctaaGTGGGTTAACTTTGTAACAAGATTCTAAGATATTGATACCTCATGTTGTTATcgataacaacaataacgaaAGTCACGTTACGTAACCAGTAACAAAATGTAGGTTGAGTGGAACTTTAAGGCTtcgtttttttaaaatctaatttccattttttctaaGTGTGTTAACTTTGTAACATGATTCTACGATATTGATACTTCTTGTTGTTATCGTTTTTGAATTCACTGCAGTCAGAATTGAATTACCAGTAAAACGTTAATTATAAGGATTTAAGTGTGGAGAaatttgtgttttgaaaatactAATCTAAAACTGGAAAAGGTTTGTCATGAGGATTTACATCTCAGTACACAGTACAAAAAGACAATCTCTTAAAAACGCGCTGAAACGAAACCCTCGCGTCACTTGTTAAGCGGTTTAAATTTATGATATTTGAAcggaaaaaataatgatacagAATTATAGGTGTGCATTCACGATAAATTCGATTACCTTAAATGCCTTTTAGGCCAGTTTTGAGTTCTATACTTTCATTAAAACTTCATTATGATACGTTATAAAACTTCGATCTTAGTGTAAGGAAAACAAGCCAACATTTAGCCAACCCAATAAACTATTGCACCGACTgacttaattttgtttttttttttgtcgactTTACAGGTTGACGCTTGGTTTGATCGCCCATGATGTGAGTACACTGGCGCGTTTTCCGATGTTCCTCTTGGTTGTGCGTGCCCTCCAGTCTATACTCATGCCACCCATCACGCGTGCATACGCCTGGCCGAGAGCTAATTGTCATTGAAAGATTAATCGTTTGGCATCGTTCGGGCATGAGGAATAAAAGGTTAACTGCATGAgtaattagttaaaaaaaaggaaaaaaatcgagATTCCTGACTTAATGATGGAGGCAAAATGAATCACAGATGGCGCAAAGACTTTTTCTGTCCTAGCCTCGTGTCATTAGTCACCCtgtgtttgtttcgttttcatacTGATTCAGGCTTAGTTTCTGATTTATTTTTAGCGAGAGGATCCAGTTATCACTCACTTTTTTGTGTCTTCATTCATTTTGATTCGATCTAATGCCTGATTTCAAGTTATAAGATCTTATTTTCCCTGagtatttcaatgaaaaaacgaaacaaaaacaaaaaagaaaaaaaaaaagatcctgAAGCAAAGTGTTTCTGCTGACTTATTCCGCAATCCCGGATAAAATTGCACTGATCATGTTACGATCGTGTATAACGATGATGCAACAATTTGTTTGCCTCGCAGCGCAAATTCTCAGCCCGGCCAAAAGTGTACCCCTTGAGTTGAGATCGCCAACTCATGAATGTATGCGGTGATTGAAAGAGGTAAAAATTCCAGCTGTCAGGTTATGAATTATATCTTAAACATTTCCTGGCGTCTGCCTTCAAGATAGCGTGAGTTACATTTTTTACGCATTTGGATCAGCTGTTCTATAGATAGAACCACCCACGGGCTCACGAAAATAAATTCCGTTGATGGGCGAGTTCAGCCGACAGACTATCGATTCACGCGCGCCTTTCCGAAATGGTTTCCGACTCTCTGCTCGGAACCGAAATCATGAAGTGTTTAAATTTTGGcggaaatcaaagggaaaaagatcgagtaaaaattttgttattcctGTGATTTGTTCATTTTCGCCACGTTTGGTATTTTTGGACGGGAAAAGCGAAAGCTTGCTTGCAGAAAAGTTTCAGCTAAATCAGACTTTCATGCGAAACATCACGTAGTAGTTTGTCCAGGCTACTGCCCCCTTCTACTGAAATATAACAAGGGTCCTGTTCGCGGTTTAGTTATCGCATTTATCATTTGACCCTTTGGCACTAGGAAGAACTTTTGGTTAAGTTTATTTCCAAACGTGCGAGCCTTTAGACATCTGTTTTCAGTTGAGCTGATCCACGTACAAGTTTTGTCTTAGATTTGGACACGTAGGTGATCTTGGGCATCGATCCCAAATCAGGCGTCTGCGGTCACGTTTTGGggagattttttcttttttgcatttatGTCAAATAAGTTGAATATTTTGTTAACCTCTGAAGGCGAATGCAATCGTATTGATCAGTATTCTTACCTTCTCCGAGATATAAAAATTCCTCTTTATTGATCGAGAATATCTTACACGAAACATCTTGCATATTACTCAACATGAACCGTAATCAAGGAGATTTATAGAAGGGTTGATTCACTGAAAAGACTTGAGCGTGGTACAGTAGCTGCGTCACAAACCGAATTTTCTCGAAAAGGCGCCAGAGGGCCTTTCGGTCAATATTTGTTATCTGAGCTCGATACGTCTGAAAGGAACTGAACTCAGGTTCACGTGAGTTGTTCATAAAGAAGTACTTAAAGATATCGCTATGTACTTTATAGACCgaggaaaatgtgttttatcAAAAAGCTCCAATAAAGCAAGATTCGAGTTTCCGAATTCTAACAGTCTTAGTGCTATTTCGAACTCAAGGCCATGCACTCCCCTTATCAGTTAAAAATGCATGCCATAGTTGGGCTGCAATAAAGGAAGCTAAGGGAATGATGATGGTGTAGATGTTCCACTTAAATCGTGATCATGATTTACCGCTTGGTACGGGAAAATAGGTGGGAGAAAAGTGTCAACCGTGTAGTACCCTTCTCGCACAAGGATTCTCTTGTCCAGTGTGCACTAGTGTGAAAAGATCTTCCCCCCTTTGATGCTTGGAACTCTGGAACTCGGAAAAGAACAACCATCCCCTCCGAAAAGGTACGCCAAGCTTCTCAAGATCAAATGTATCGCGCGAGTAAACGCGCGAGGCAACAAGGAGAATCGTGAGCTCCCAGTATACCCTTCGGCATGCAAAAGTTATGATGGCGGAAAATATTATAGATATTTGGCATTCATCGGTATTTATAATGACACTCGCGAAATAATCTTTCCTTGCTTCGAACAATTTAACCATGTCCACTAACGAAGGAATATCTCTCGCCTCGGTGCGGGATTTTTTAGTTAAGAACGACGGAAAAGTGAAAAACACAGATTTAGTCCATCATTTTCGACAACAGCTGAACGATTCAGCAAACAAAAGTGAGTCgaataatttgttgttttccGTTTCGATTCGAcggaatatatattttttcgttATATATGTCTCATTATAACTGAAACTGATACCTTCTTTCAGGTAAAGTGCGAGGTGAATTTAAGGAAATTGTGCATACTATCGCGACGGTACAAACTATAGATGTAAGTACGGAATCGAAGTTGTTGACTGCGGCGTACTTGTGAATAATTATGTTACCCGTTAATGTAAAGATTGATCGGTGTATTTATTTCTTCGAACAATTCAAgggagaattaaaattttaatcctAAATTTGCATTACTAGTTTCATTACCTAAGTAATTAGAAAGTGTCTTCAATTTTATTGTCGCATATTGTTAACATTGGAGCTAATTCGAGCTATTAAAGCTTTCTTTACTTTGTAATCGTTATTTTATTCGTGATAAATGTAAACTATTATTTTTGGGCTTCATATAAAGGCCTATATCGACTCAGTTAGTTAACATACTCGCTGAAACCACTTTTGCTAAATTATGGAAACCATTTTTAAGAGTACTTCAATATCAGAGGCATTTTAAGAACTTGCAATGGGAATTAAATACAGAAATTATACCATTTAATGATGTTGAAACTTTCAGTTCTCGTTTATTGCTTATATGTAGTTTGTTTTGCCATTAGCTTTTAACAATTATTACTCTTGCTAGTTGTCATTTCGATGTTGGTTAATACGATTTCAAGTCAAAACAAGTTCAAATCAGTACTATTTGTGTTTTCATCGGGGATAATACATGTCTAAACAGAGCAAAATGAAGAATAATCGAACCTATTTAGTCCATTTAGTCTAACTGCAACATGTACAATTAGGTGATAGTGAAACTAATCAAAAGCAGATATAGGGCTGAGTAACTGACTCTATCTAGAGGAGAAGTTTGA
This region of Pocillopora verrucosa isolate sample1 chromosome 3, ASM3666991v2, whole genome shotgun sequence genomic DNA includes:
- the LOC131798004 gene encoding ras-related protein Rap-2a-like isoform X2 produces the protein MKKQVKEERIAAVKKRSSTYLKKFTVAVFGEARTGKSSLIRTFLGETFKNDYEPTIEDFYSKQIVYNDKNYQVDIIDTCGTENFPAMRKVDINKADAILLVYSLDNPRSFERLRELREEVFQERGIGLPVMVVANKSDVVIDGHALEMKMNDGSLVNTKYVAEKEWNVLWTITSAKMAWGIEDMVHGLIDAFYARRAQTLPTKGSSWLKRSPILNSLRRKSK
- the LOC131798004 gene encoding ras-related protein Rap-2a-like isoform X1, translating into MRRAQAYPEEQNNAPRTLLRMKKQVKEERIAAVKKRSSTYLKKFTVAVFGEARTGKSSLIRTFLGETFKNDYEPTIEDFYSKQIVYNDKNYQVDIIDTCGTENFPAMRKVDINKADAILLVYSLDNPRSFERLRELREEVFQERGIGLPVMVVANKSDVVIDGHALEMKMNDGSLVNTKYVAEKEWNVLWTITSAKMAWGIEDMVHGLIDAFYARRAQTLPTKGSSWLKRSPILNSLRRKSK